In a single window of the Streptomyces sp. NBC_00353 genome:
- a CDS encoding DUF2637 domain-containing protein, which translates to MTHSIRPDAVLVQAVIAGALSFAHLHDIAAAAGQDGWKAWAYPISVDLLLVAAWRRLRILRTTGKPTRAAWTWFAVALAASLGANIATAGLLDLTDVPAWLRILVAGWPALAFLGGTLLVHTPTTEPDTAPEPTPAAAPAIVPAELAPEPEPFPDAVEAAEPVPALPAPPPVDVPPALVDHARKLADAHRSATGNPIDADTLRDRLGLPGPMAAQLATHLA; encoded by the coding sequence ATGACCCACTCGATCCGCCCGGACGCCGTCCTCGTGCAAGCCGTGATCGCCGGTGCCCTGTCCTTCGCCCACCTGCACGATATTGCCGCGGCAGCCGGACAGGACGGCTGGAAAGCCTGGGCCTACCCCATCTCCGTCGACCTGCTCCTCGTCGCGGCCTGGCGGCGCCTGCGCATCCTCCGCACCACCGGCAAGCCGACCCGCGCCGCATGGACCTGGTTCGCCGTCGCACTGGCCGCATCCCTCGGCGCGAACATCGCCACCGCCGGACTCCTCGACCTCACCGACGTCCCCGCCTGGCTCCGCATCCTCGTCGCCGGATGGCCGGCCCTCGCCTTCCTCGGCGGAACCCTCCTCGTCCACACCCCGACCACTGAGCCGGACACCGCCCCCGAACCCACTCCCGCGGCGGCTCCGGCAATCGTGCCGGCCGAATTGGCCCCCGAACCTGAGCCGTTCCCGGACGCGGTCGAAGCTGCCGAGCCCGTCCCCGCACTGCCCGCTCCGCCACCGGTGGATGTTCCGCCCGCTCTGGTCGACCACGCCCGCAAGCTCGCCGACGCGCACCGCTCTGCGACCGGCAACCCGATCGACGCCGACACCCTGCGCGACCGCCTCGGCCTGCCCGGTCCGATGGCCGCCCAGCTCGCTACCCACCTCGCCTGA
- a CDS encoding FtsK/SpoIIIE domain-containing protein yields the protein MSGNVLLIVSVLLVAAVLVLRSKRPAWYWMTFGVVFAMVRVSFRYASVMDACGLTVPPSRLRLTWARMTNRPAPDSRPPRILRIRPTRTGLVLRLKMRPGQDAFDFMASTDRLRHSFAMQGITSREIKSGVIELRMTGYDVLKRVQMPAKVNREGLRVPVALREDGAVHYRDYQEVPHALNLGATKSGKSVYQRQLVKELAPLNVALVGIDCKEGVELAPLARRFSALADNPDDAAELLEALVVRMADTYQVIRSEQRISADTPDGEITADIWGLPDDLRPVPVVLLVDEVAELALFSTSAEKKRRERIITALVRLVQLGRAAGIYVEICGQRFGAELGDGITMLRAQLTGRVSHRVNDEASAKMAFGDISPDAVSATTQIPIERPGMAVAGDSSGGWVRIRTPFTTLRQAVTACNAHAHRTPALDGLAAFRPVLPDVSLVKIPAPASTPATA from the coding sequence ATGTCGGGAAACGTCCTGCTGATCGTCAGTGTGCTCCTGGTCGCCGCCGTGCTGGTTCTGCGGTCGAAGCGTCCGGCCTGGTACTGGATGACGTTCGGCGTCGTCTTCGCGATGGTGCGGGTGTCCTTCCGGTACGCGTCGGTCATGGATGCGTGCGGGCTGACGGTTCCGCCGTCCCGGCTGCGGCTGACGTGGGCCAGGATGACCAACCGCCCGGCCCCGGACTCCCGTCCGCCGCGGATCCTGCGGATACGGCCGACCCGTACCGGGCTGGTGCTGCGGCTGAAGATGCGGCCCGGTCAGGATGCGTTCGACTTCATGGCATCCACGGACCGGCTGCGGCACTCGTTCGCCATGCAGGGCATCACCTCGCGTGAGATCAAGTCGGGTGTCATCGAGTTACGGATGACCGGCTACGACGTCCTCAAGCGGGTCCAGATGCCCGCCAAGGTCAACCGGGAAGGGCTGCGTGTCCCAGTCGCGCTGCGGGAGGACGGAGCGGTCCACTACCGGGACTACCAGGAGGTCCCGCACGCCCTGAACCTCGGGGCGACCAAGTCCGGGAAGTCCGTCTACCAGCGGCAGTTGGTCAAGGAACTCGCGCCGCTCAATGTCGCCCTGGTCGGGATTGACTGCAAGGAAGGAGTCGAGCTCGCCCCGCTCGCTCGCCGGTTCTCCGCCCTGGCGGACAACCCCGATGACGCTGCCGAGCTGCTGGAAGCCCTCGTGGTCCGGATGGCCGACACGTACCAGGTGATCCGCAGCGAACAGCGCATCAGCGCGGACACCCCGGATGGGGAGATCACTGCCGACATCTGGGGGCTCCCGGATGATCTGCGGCCGGTGCCGGTCGTGCTCCTCGTCGATGAGGTGGCGGAACTCGCCCTGTTCTCCACCTCGGCGGAGAAGAAGCGGCGGGAGCGGATCATCACGGCCCTGGTTCGCCTGGTCCAGCTCGGCCGGGCTGCGGGGATCTATGTGGAGATCTGCGGGCAGCGATTCGGCGCCGAACTCGGGGACGGCATCACCATGCTCCGGGCCCAGCTGACCGGCCGCGTCTCGCACCGGGTCAACGATGAAGCCTCCGCCAAGATGGCGTTCGGCGACATCTCCCCCGATGCGGTGTCGGCCACCACACAGATCCCCATCGAACGCCCCGGCATGGCCGTGGCCGGTGACTCCTCCGGCGGCTGGGTCCGTATCCGCACCCCGTTTACGACGCTGCGCCAGGCCGTGACCGCCTGCAATGCGCACGCGCACCGCACGCCGGCACTCGACGGGCTCGCCGCGTTCCGGCCGGTCCTGCCGGACGTGTCCCTGGTCAAGATTCCGGCCCCGGCCAGCACCCCCGCCACGGCCTGA
- a CDS encoding SCO3933 family regulatory protein: MSSFKIDLSTAVVFVAVEPKLKVINKETGEIAVDRETKAKMMTVGLTIADEGEANLYTVSIPETGIPAGVTLGMPVKVVGLKARDWENTFNGEKRFGIAFRAVALVTPSSAQA; this comes from the coding sequence ATGTCATCGTTCAAGATTGATCTTTCGACCGCCGTTGTGTTCGTTGCGGTGGAGCCGAAGCTCAAGGTGATCAACAAGGAGACGGGTGAGATCGCGGTAGACCGCGAGACGAAGGCCAAGATGATGACGGTTGGCCTGACGATCGCGGACGAGGGTGAGGCGAACCTCTACACCGTCTCGATCCCGGAGACGGGTATCCCGGCCGGCGTCACGCTCGGGATGCCGGTCAAGGTCGTCGGCCTCAAGGCCCGTGACTGGGAGAACACGTTCAACGGTGAGAAGCGCTTCGGCATCGCGTTCCGCGCCGTCGCCCTGGTCACCCCGTCCAGCGCCCAGGCCTGA
- a CDS encoding XRE family transcriptional regulator, producing the protein MHELEHYARRHALDIGSTASLRVYVSEWENGKRPISERYAKILRPVLGVTDEELFGRQVAVEAPPAVDGYDDLINRIDSARSVSLTMVKTFMDQTELLRTVDRQMGAASLIDQMTGHLATLEDALTFAVLPETRRPVALALAGAATLAAWQALDAGGVERAWRNYELGKRAAQEAGEPMYLAHATAEQAYVLNEAGRPEMAVALVREAQRLGGQQISPRLRAWLYAAEAELCAKAGASDDCRQALDRAAACLPEGEEARDPDMLSIFLNGGHLARWRGSALALLGDDDALGSLYEALDSADPTFIRATSGLRCDLAQAHLAREEHAEAQEHLQQARLLANRTGSVRHRRRLEQLTQKL; encoded by the coding sequence ATCCACGAGCTTGAGCACTACGCACGCAGACATGCGCTCGACATCGGCTCCACCGCCAGCCTGCGTGTCTATGTCTCGGAGTGGGAGAACGGCAAGCGCCCGATCAGCGAGCGCTACGCGAAGATCCTGCGGCCGGTGCTGGGTGTCACCGATGAGGAGCTATTCGGCCGGCAGGTTGCCGTGGAGGCACCCCCCGCGGTCGACGGATACGACGACCTGATCAACCGGATCGACTCGGCGCGGAGCGTCAGCCTCACCATGGTGAAGACGTTCATGGATCAGACGGAGCTACTCCGCACCGTGGACCGCCAGATGGGCGCCGCATCCCTCATCGATCAGATGACGGGCCACCTCGCGACCCTGGAAGACGCTCTTACGTTTGCAGTGCTCCCCGAGACCCGTCGCCCCGTCGCCCTAGCGTTGGCCGGAGCTGCCACGCTCGCCGCCTGGCAAGCGCTCGACGCCGGAGGGGTCGAACGGGCCTGGCGGAACTACGAGTTAGGGAAGCGCGCCGCTCAGGAGGCTGGCGAGCCGATGTACCTCGCCCATGCCACGGCGGAGCAGGCATACGTACTCAACGAAGCGGGCCGCCCCGAGATGGCGGTAGCTCTCGTGCGCGAGGCTCAGCGCTTGGGCGGTCAGCAGATATCGCCACGACTGCGGGCATGGCTGTACGCAGCCGAAGCGGAACTTTGCGCCAAAGCCGGGGCGTCGGATGACTGCCGACAGGCACTCGACCGAGCCGCCGCTTGCCTCCCCGAAGGCGAAGAAGCCCGCGACCCAGACATGTTGAGCATCTTCCTGAACGGTGGCCATCTGGCCCGATGGCGCGGGAGCGCACTTGCGCTGCTCGGAGACGACGACGCGCTCGGAAGCCTGTACGAGGCGCTGGACAGTGCGGACCCGACGTTCATCCGCGCCACCTCGGGCCTGCGCTGCGACCTCGCTCAAGCCCATCTTGCACGTGAGGAACATGCCGAGGCTCAGGAGCACCTACAGCAGGCACGCCTGTTGGCAAACCGGACCGGATCCGTGCGTCACCGCCGACGTCTCGAGCAGCTCACGCAGAAGCTGTAG
- a CDS encoding NUDIX domain-containing protein: MGPKSARVYRTIREWVASGKLQPGEKLPSERTLEKDLDIGRTQLRTVLAKLVAEKVLESYARSSYRVPSHDVSIERPADLEPWQIHGERTVYDNRWVKLTLVDVEPPGVERFEHHVVRLHHVSIAAVLDAQDRVLMLWRYRFVADKWGWELPGGIVDEGEDARATALREVEEETGWRPDSLDHVVTFQPMIGMVDSPHAIYVGKGAQHVGDPTDIEEAGHVAWVPLADIPGLMARGELMGSGTLVALLHVLASRGEGASTASA; encoded by the coding sequence ATGGGACCGAAGTCGGCGCGGGTGTACCGCACGATTCGCGAGTGGGTTGCGTCGGGGAAGTTGCAGCCCGGCGAGAAGCTGCCCTCTGAGCGCACCCTAGAGAAAGACCTCGACATCGGCAGGACCCAACTCCGCACGGTGCTTGCCAAGCTCGTCGCGGAGAAGGTGCTTGAGTCGTACGCCCGCAGCTCCTACCGAGTGCCATCCCATGACGTGAGCATCGAGCGGCCGGCCGACCTGGAGCCGTGGCAGATTCACGGCGAGCGGACGGTCTACGACAACCGCTGGGTGAAGCTGACGCTTGTCGACGTCGAGCCGCCGGGTGTCGAGCGCTTCGAGCATCACGTCGTACGGCTCCATCACGTCTCGATCGCCGCGGTCCTCGATGCCCAAGATCGCGTACTCATGCTCTGGCGCTACCGGTTCGTCGCCGATAAGTGGGGTTGGGAGCTTCCCGGCGGCATCGTAGATGAGGGCGAGGACGCCCGCGCGACGGCGCTACGCGAGGTGGAGGAAGAGACCGGCTGGCGGCCTGACTCCCTGGATCACGTGGTCACCTTCCAGCCCATGATCGGCATGGTCGACTCGCCACACGCGATCTACGTCGGTAAAGGCGCACAGCATGTGGGCGACCCCACCGACATCGAGGAAGCCGGGCACGTCGCATGGGTGCCGCTCGCGGATATCCCAGGGCTGATGGCGAGAGGTGAGCTGATGGGCTCGGGCACGTTGGTTGCCTTGCTGCACGTCCTCGCTTCTCGCGGAGAAGGCGCCTCTACAGCTTCTGCGTGA
- a CDS encoding IS630 family transposase, protein MRYPDGGGLTAEERVQRERVRLAAADLIEAGASDREVARGFRVTRMSANRWRRGLASGGRQAMVSKGPGGARCKLDATQLRVLQVVLDTGPAAAGWSDQCWTLARIAEVVRRRFGVEYTLTGMDLLLHRIGWTVQIPSRKAAERDEEKIAAWKDEQWPVIKKTAADLGAWLCFEDEAGQGLRPPKGRTWGRRGHTPVVRVTAAGTKRVSMAGLICTKSGHRPRLMYRTHLDRGPAKGRRKGFTEADYARLLDAAHQQLGGPIVLVWDNLNTHVSRTMRQLIDTRLWLTVYQLPPYAPEFNPVEGVWSHLKRSLANLTKHSLDQLTALVKTRLKRMQYRPGVIDGLLAKTGLDFQPP, encoded by the coding sequence ATGAGGTATCCCGATGGCGGAGGGCTGACGGCTGAGGAGCGGGTTCAGCGTGAGCGGGTCCGGTTGGCGGCCGCCGATCTGATCGAGGCAGGGGCCAGTGACCGGGAGGTGGCCCGGGGGTTCAGGGTGACCCGGATGTCGGCGAACCGCTGGCGGCGGGGTTTGGCTTCGGGCGGGCGGCAGGCCATGGTCTCCAAGGGGCCCGGCGGTGCCCGCTGCAAGCTCGATGCGACTCAACTGCGTGTGCTGCAGGTGGTGTTGGATACCGGCCCGGCCGCCGCCGGCTGGAGCGACCAGTGCTGGACTCTGGCGAGGATCGCCGAGGTCGTGCGACGCCGGTTCGGCGTCGAGTACACCTTGACCGGGATGGACCTGCTGCTGCACCGCATCGGCTGGACCGTACAGATCCCGTCCCGCAAGGCCGCCGAGCGCGACGAGGAGAAGATCGCCGCCTGGAAGGACGAGCAGTGGCCCGTCATAAAAAAGACGGCGGCGGACCTGGGCGCCTGGCTCTGTTTCGAGGACGAAGCCGGCCAGGGGCTGAGGCCGCCCAAAGGCCGCACCTGGGGCCGCCGAGGCCACACTCCCGTCGTGCGGGTCACCGCCGCAGGCACTAAACGCGTCTCCATGGCGGGACTGATCTGCACGAAGTCCGGCCATCGGCCCCGGCTGATGTACCGCACCCACCTCGACCGCGGCCCCGCCAAAGGCCGCCGCAAAGGCTTCACCGAGGCTGATTACGCACGCCTGCTCGACGCCGCGCACCAGCAACTCGGCGGCCCGATCGTCCTGGTCTGGGACAATCTGAACACGCATGTCAGCCGCACCATGCGGCAGCTGATCGACACCCGATTATGGCTGACCGTCTACCAGCTGCCGCCGTACGCCCCGGAGTTCAACCCGGTCGAGGGCGTCTGGTCGCACCTGAAACGGTCCCTGGCCAACCTCACCAAGCACAGCCTCGACCAGCTCACCGCGCTGGTGAAGACCAGGCTCAAACGAATGCAGTATCGACCCGGCGTCATCGACGGTCTCCTCGCCAAGACCGGCCTCGACTTCCAACCGCCGTAA
- a CDS encoding DinB family protein: MLLVMSESTPLPDPSAALAEAESLRSVLERNRRTFAWKTSGLDEEALRATTAASSMTLGGLVKHVALVEADWLAVKLAGHEYGAPWDAVDFDANPDWEWRTGALDSPDDVYTVWRDAVERSRELVADIIKERGLDGPASFTWPDGRTPSVRDMLLDMIEEYARHTGHADILRETVDGRVGEGAPEDFTF; encoded by the coding sequence ATGCTCCTGGTCATGAGCGAGTCAACTCCCCTTCCTGACCCGTCTGCGGCCCTCGCTGAGGCGGAGTCCCTGCGCTCAGTTCTCGAGCGCAACCGGCGGACCTTCGCCTGGAAAACGTCAGGGCTCGATGAGGAGGCTTTGCGCGCGACCACGGCCGCCAGTTCGATGACGCTCGGTGGCCTCGTCAAACATGTGGCCCTGGTCGAGGCGGACTGGCTGGCCGTGAAGCTGGCCGGTCACGAGTACGGCGCCCCTTGGGACGCCGTGGACTTCGACGCCAACCCCGACTGGGAATGGCGCACCGGGGCTCTGGACTCCCCGGATGATGTCTACACAGTGTGGCGAGATGCTGTCGAGCGATCGCGCGAGCTCGTCGCTGACATCATCAAGGAGCGCGGGCTCGACGGACCGGCGTCCTTCACCTGGCCGGACGGTCGCACGCCCAGCGTCCGGGACATGCTCTTGGACATGATTGAGGAGTACGCGCGGCACACGGGCCACGCGGACATCCTTCGCGAGACAGTGGATGGCCGCGTTGGCGAAGGTGCGCCCGAGGACTTCACCTTCTAG
- a CDS encoding flavoprotein, with translation MGTAADGVEQLRTGLVEPAIALGWQVAVTLTPNAGHWLRANGELERLEAVTGLPVRDAPRLPTEARPHPVANCYVVAPASANYVAKLATGIADNQALTQVSEALGTIDVPVVVVPRVNAAHVRHPAWDGHVAALRKADVELIHSPDVWPLYEPREGPAFRQLPWTAIMESIQHVTARAARHPL, from the coding sequence GTGGGCACGGCAGCCGATGGAGTCGAGCAACTACGCACCGGCCTGGTCGAGCCAGCGATCGCCCTCGGCTGGCAGGTAGCCGTGACCCTGACTCCGAATGCCGGCCATTGGCTCAGGGCGAACGGCGAGCTCGAACGCCTGGAGGCTGTGACCGGCCTGCCAGTACGGGATGCGCCTCGCCTGCCGACCGAGGCTCGCCCACACCCGGTCGCCAACTGCTACGTCGTCGCCCCCGCGAGCGCGAACTACGTTGCCAAGCTTGCGACGGGCATCGCCGACAACCAAGCACTGACGCAAGTGAGCGAGGCACTCGGCACGATCGACGTTCCGGTCGTGGTGGTCCCGCGGGTCAACGCAGCACACGTACGGCACCCAGCGTGGGACGGGCATGTCGCGGCCCTACGGAAGGCGGACGTAGAGCTCATCCACAGTCCTGACGTCTGGCCGCTCTATGAACCCCGCGAAGGGCCAGCATTTCGACAGCTCCCCTGGACCGCGATCATGGAGTCCATCCAGCACGTGACGGCCCGGGCTGCTCGACACCCGCTTTAG
- a CDS encoding restriction endonuclease — translation MSRRSNGLVGIWAEAQRQQQRQLEAQARQQREHERQHRAHQRELARSHREQQAAYRQQREADARRRTEELEAQVESLLGLLSAGCRTAAFRATTLTRPEDIEAFSPGQLAYPIAMPNPNQYQAQGGWTSNRRAQAQAETRARFERDWHAAQAAEAQRQQQLATYQRQYEQWANAQLAEIRRHNTGIAEMTTALRNADPEAAVEYFSAALYSSAAWPEGLPRQVSAAYDSAARQLVLNWELPKYDVIPEMKSVRYMPSADQDKETARPAAQRRAMYRDVLAQCVLLVLHDLFAADEFGALESVALNGFVDDHDPATGRQAQVFLATVMASRSTFTELHLEQVNAADCLVDGLRGQLSPRPDQRATVRPGRVPEDVGNGVVTHGGDDEPDLYEMDPIAFESLVADLFRAMGMQAVTTQRSNDGGVDVDALDPTPIRGGKIVVQVKRYRNTVPPTAVRDLYGTVQDAGANKGVLVTTSGFGPGSHTFANGKPLELVSGAELVDLLHRHGLRGRLGSGGRSVPAHRTTPRAADEADDANILSMSWSGTVAVDVCALVCHGNRVLDDDHFVFFNNPQTPDSTVRAHTAAAPDKAAIRVSFDALPDSADRLVLVAAVDPAINPEADLSGFAQARIRLLDLSGAELDQLEVSDGRANETALVLGSFRRRASDNWEFVIGGKGYRGGLEELIREYGIDVGS, via the coding sequence ATGAGTCGTCGCTCCAATGGATTGGTCGGCATCTGGGCTGAGGCCCAACGCCAGCAGCAACGCCAGCTTGAGGCGCAAGCCAGGCAACAGCGTGAACATGAACGTCAACACCGCGCCCACCAGCGGGAACTAGCACGCAGCCATCGCGAGCAGCAGGCAGCGTACCGGCAGCAGCGAGAGGCCGATGCCAGGCGGCGGACGGAGGAGCTGGAGGCCCAGGTCGAGTCCCTGCTGGGCTTGTTGTCCGCCGGATGTCGGACTGCAGCATTCAGAGCCACCACGCTCACCCGACCCGAGGACATCGAGGCATTCTCCCCGGGCCAACTCGCGTACCCCATCGCAATGCCGAATCCGAACCAGTACCAAGCACAGGGCGGTTGGACCTCCAACCGGCGAGCTCAGGCGCAGGCCGAAACGCGGGCCCGGTTCGAGCGTGACTGGCACGCCGCGCAGGCCGCAGAGGCACAGCGTCAGCAACAGTTGGCGACGTATCAGAGGCAGTACGAGCAATGGGCCAATGCTCAGCTGGCGGAGATCCGCCGGCACAACACCGGCATTGCCGAGATGACAACGGCACTTCGCAACGCTGATCCCGAAGCAGCGGTGGAGTACTTCTCTGCTGCTCTCTATTCGTCTGCCGCGTGGCCGGAGGGGCTGCCGCGTCAGGTGTCTGCTGCGTACGACTCTGCTGCGCGCCAGCTGGTTCTGAACTGGGAGCTGCCGAAATACGACGTCATCCCGGAAATGAAGTCGGTGCGCTACATGCCTTCGGCGGATCAGGACAAGGAGACAGCTCGCCCCGCAGCCCAGCGTCGAGCGATGTATCGGGACGTGCTCGCGCAGTGCGTTCTCCTCGTTCTGCACGACCTCTTCGCAGCGGATGAGTTCGGCGCTTTGGAGTCGGTCGCGTTGAACGGGTTCGTGGACGACCACGACCCGGCGACGGGCAGACAGGCGCAGGTCTTCCTGGCCACCGTCATGGCTTCGCGTTCAACCTTCACCGAGCTCCATTTGGAGCAGGTGAACGCTGCCGATTGCCTGGTGGACGGTCTCCGAGGCCAGCTGTCTCCGCGCCCTGATCAACGCGCTACGGTACGGCCTGGCCGGGTGCCCGAGGATGTAGGCAACGGCGTCGTCACCCACGGAGGAGACGATGAGCCGGATCTATACGAGATGGATCCGATCGCCTTCGAATCGCTGGTCGCTGATCTGTTCCGCGCCATGGGCATGCAGGCGGTGACGACTCAGCGCTCGAACGACGGCGGTGTGGATGTCGACGCGCTGGATCCGACCCCGATCCGGGGTGGCAAGATCGTCGTGCAGGTGAAGCGCTACCGCAACACCGTGCCGCCGACCGCCGTCCGTGACTTGTACGGCACCGTCCAGGACGCCGGCGCCAATAAGGGCGTACTGGTCACGACTTCCGGATTCGGCCCCGGCTCGCACACCTTCGCCAACGGCAAGCCCCTAGAACTGGTATCTGGCGCCGAATTGGTCGACCTGCTGCACCGGCACGGACTGCGTGGACGACTGGGCAGCGGCGGACGCTCGGTTCCTGCCCATCGGACGACACCGCGTGCTGCGGACGAGGCGGATGACGCCAACATCTTGAGCATGTCCTGGTCAGGCACCGTCGCCGTGGACGTGTGCGCGCTCGTCTGCCATGGCAACCGAGTTCTGGACGACGACCACTTCGTCTTCTTCAACAATCCCCAGACACCAGATAGCACGGTCCGCGCGCATACCGCTGCAGCGCCGGACAAGGCCGCAATCCGGGTGTCCTTCGACGCACTGCCCGATAGCGCTGACCGACTCGTCTTGGTCGCCGCGGTCGACCCCGCCATCAATCCTGAGGCAGACCTTTCCGGGTTCGCCCAGGCTCGCATCCGACTGCTGGACCTCTCGGGGGCCGAGCTCGACCAGCTAGAGGTCTCAGACGGCCGCGCCAACGAAACCGCTTTGGTGCTTGGGTCCTTCCGCCGCCGCGCCAGCGACAACTGGGAGTTCGTTATCGGAGGCAAGGGATACAGGGGCGGGCTGGAGGAGCTGATCCGGGAGTACGGCATTGACGTGGGTTCGTAA
- a CDS encoding PIN-like domain-containing protein, translated as MKNTFSEYYSPSDAKYSQFLEGGIIALDANVLLAPYKVDGDARRQIFDILTQLKDRLWVPYQAGYEFFKNRPAVMAGEEKVYQSLETPLITARRKVEEHLKSISGHPVITPLDTKDILNGIDQLISKVHTLQKGRDSRLEDSLRNDPILKKWEDLLESRTGERPSPESHNEMIEAVIKRYTEGIPPGLQDEDKPDNSHGDGMLWLQLLNKARVAKSPTLLITDDVKDDWYRRHGGKTIGPRIELVREMQDSAGVAYYQQPLSLFVQRAGAFLHKPVSEKTVRQVVGISASVLSGSAFERSVHSELLTQFPAPDITQYLQEFSPVDLAVRVGSVVVGLVITLDSTFARRNTTQLLTQAINGRKFDAILLVTPKPLNARDRDILMDLAEGSTKPLDAVTWHPTRSNSVHLTKAVLSLAGQARSIVLGP; from the coding sequence GTGAAAAACACATTTAGCGAGTACTACTCACCCTCCGATGCGAAATACTCACAGTTCCTGGAAGGGGGAATAATCGCTCTAGACGCAAACGTCCTCCTCGCCCCGTACAAGGTCGACGGCGACGCCCGGCGGCAGATTTTCGATATTCTAACCCAACTCAAAGATCGACTCTGGGTCCCCTATCAAGCAGGCTACGAATTCTTTAAGAACCGACCTGCCGTAATGGCAGGGGAAGAGAAGGTATATCAGTCCCTCGAAACTCCACTGATTACGGCGCGCAGAAAAGTCGAAGAACACCTCAAGAGCATTTCAGGGCATCCGGTAATAACGCCACTGGACACGAAGGACATCCTGAATGGCATCGATCAACTAATTTCCAAAGTGCACACCCTCCAGAAAGGACGCGACTCACGACTGGAAGATTCCCTACGCAATGACCCAATCCTGAAAAAATGGGAGGATCTTCTGGAATCGCGCACAGGCGAACGCCCTAGCCCTGAGAGCCATAACGAAATGATCGAGGCCGTCATCAAGCGGTATACGGAGGGAATCCCGCCTGGCTTGCAGGACGAAGATAAGCCAGATAATTCTCACGGGGACGGGATGCTATGGCTACAACTTCTCAACAAAGCCAGAGTTGCTAAGTCGCCAACTCTACTGATAACGGACGACGTAAAGGATGACTGGTATAGGCGCCACGGTGGAAAGACAATAGGCCCACGGATCGAACTTGTCCGAGAGATGCAGGATTCGGCGGGGGTTGCATATTACCAACAACCGTTGTCCCTCTTTGTCCAGCGGGCGGGCGCGTTTCTCCACAAGCCAGTTTCCGAAAAAACCGTCAGGCAAGTGGTAGGGATATCCGCATCTGTCCTTTCAGGATCAGCATTCGAACGCTCGGTCCATTCGGAACTACTTACGCAGTTTCCTGCCCCAGATATCACCCAATACCTGCAGGAATTTTCGCCAGTCGATCTAGCAGTTCGGGTTGGCTCCGTGGTGGTAGGGCTGGTAATAACTCTAGATTCCACGTTCGCACGCCGCAATACCACTCAGCTTCTCACTCAAGCCATCAACGGACGCAAGTTTGATGCCATCCTGCTCGTAACACCCAAGCCGTTGAATGCGAGAGATCGCGATATTCTCATGGACCTGGCGGAGGGGTCGACCAAACCATTGGATGCTGTCACTTGGCATCCAACACGCTCCAATTCAGTTCACCTCACTAAGGCCGTTCTCTCGCTTGCCGGCCAAGCAAGGTCCATCGTCTTGGGGCCATAA
- the snpA gene encoding snapalysin, giving the protein MKSSRTSAKLLALALGLGLASSALGAAVPASAQTAATQSASAGTSVARYNGSVEEAANNKAFFEAVLKSVAEKRAAQPNAQAVTVYYNASQAPSFRSQISSAASIWNSSESNVKLQEASSGADFSYHEGNYSRGSYATTNGHGGGNIFLDYAQNQQNDSVRVVTHETGHVLGLPDDYSGPCSELMSGGGPGPSCTNRYPNATERSRVDQLWATGLAQAPGTVNQPADHPSAAPSVRTVAPGHGPGRPHHRTSWN; this is encoded by the coding sequence ATGAAGTCGTCCCGAACGTCCGCGAAACTCCTCGCCCTCGCTCTCGGCCTGGGTCTGGCCTCCAGCGCGCTGGGCGCGGCGGTGCCGGCAAGCGCCCAGACGGCCGCCACCCAGTCCGCTTCCGCCGGTACCTCCGTGGCGCGTTACAACGGGTCGGTTGAGGAGGCCGCGAACAACAAGGCGTTCTTCGAGGCTGTGCTCAAGTCGGTCGCCGAAAAGCGCGCCGCCCAGCCCAACGCGCAGGCGGTGACCGTCTACTACAACGCCTCCCAGGCACCGAGCTTCCGTTCGCAGATATCGAGCGCGGCCTCGATCTGGAACAGCTCCGAGTCCAACGTCAAGCTCCAGGAGGCTTCGAGCGGTGCCGACTTCTCCTACCACGAGGGCAATTACTCGCGCGGGTCCTACGCCACCACCAACGGCCACGGAGGCGGCAACATCTTCCTTGACTACGCCCAGAACCAGCAGAACGACTCGGTCCGCGTCGTCACCCACGAGACCGGGCACGTGCTGGGCCTGCCGGACGACTACAGCGGGCCGTGCAGTGAGCTGATGTCGGGCGGCGGCCCCGGCCCGTCCTGCACCAACCGCTACCCGAACGCCACCGAGCGCTCGCGTGTCGACCAGCTGTGGGCCACCGGACTCGCGCAGGCCCCGGGCACGGTGAACCAGCCCGCTGACCACCCGAGCGCTGCACCGTCGGTACGGACCGTGGCTCCGGGCCACGGTCCGGGGCGTCCGCACCACCGCACGTCCTGGAATTGA